Proteins from a genomic interval of Lolium perenne isolate Kyuss_39 chromosome 1, Kyuss_2.0, whole genome shotgun sequence:
- the LOC127321408 gene encoding 7-deoxyloganetin glucosyltransferase, which translates to MGAAHGPADEKPHVVCVPLPAQGHVTPMMKLAKILHCKGFHVTFVNTEYNHRRLVRSRGPAAVAGLSDFRFATIPDGLPPSDADGTQDPESLCYYTMTTCLPHMTKLLEDLNSTAGVPPVTCVLGDNVMSFCVDAAAAVGVPCALFWTASACGFMGYRNFRSLMDEGLSPLKDEELLRNGYLDTPVTEAAGMSKHMRLRDFPSFICTTNRDGILLNFLMHEVEQSDRAAAIILNTLDELEQPALDAMRAILPPIYTIGPLNFLVEQVLPDGGGPLATTRSSLWREDRSCLEWLHGREPRSVVYVNFGSITTMSSQELVEFAWGLANCGYDFLWIVRNDLLAKGDAAATATLPPEFLEATKGRCLLTSWCEQEAVLRHEAVGVFLTHCGWNSTMEGLSAGVPMLCWPFFAEQQTNTRYACVEWGVGMEVGDDVRREVVEARIREVMGGEEGREMKRKAMQWKDFGVRATMQPGGRSLANLESLLKDVLTASSKKAA; encoded by the exons ATGGGTGCTGCTCATGGTCCGGCCGACGAGAAGCCCCACGTGGTGTGCGTGCCGTTGCCGGCGCAGGGGCACGTGACGCCCATGATGAAGCTGGCCAAGATCCTTCATTGTAAGGGCTTCCACGTCACCTTCGTCAACACCGAGTACAATCACCGCCGCCTCGTCCGCTCCCGCggccccgccgccgtcgccggcctCTCGGACTTCCGCTTCGCCACCATTCCCGACGGCCTCCCCCCGTCCGACGCGGACGGCACGCAGGATCCGGAGTCCCTCTGCTACTACACCATGACCACCTGCCTTCCTCACATGACGAAGCTGCTTGAGGACCTCAACAGCACGGCCGGGGTGCCGCCGGTGACCTGTGTCCTGGGGGACAACGTCATGAGCTTCTGCGTGGACGCCGCGGCGGCGGTGGGCGTGCCGTGCGCGCTGTTCTGGACCGCTAGCGCCTGCGGCTTCATGGGCTACCGCAACTTCCGATCCCTCATGGACGAGGGCCTCTCTCCTCTCAAAG ATGAAGAGCTGCTGAGGAATGGGTACTTGGACACGCCGGTGACGGAGGCTGCCGGGATGAGCAAGCACATGCGCCTCCGAGACTTCCCCTCCTTCATATGCACGACGAACCGCGACGGCATCCTGCTCAACTTCCTGATGCACGAGGTGGAGCAGTCGGACCGGGCGGCCGCCATCATCCTCAACACCCTGGACGAGCTCGAGCAGCCCGCCCTCGACGCCATGCGCGCCATCCTCCCGCCGATCTACACCATCGGACCGCTAAACTTCCTCGTTGAGCAGGTGCTTCCCGACGGCGGCGGCCCGCTCGCCACGACACGCTCCAGCCTCTGGAGAGAAGACCGTTCCTGCCTCGAGTGGCTCCACGGCAGGGAGCCCCGGTCCGTGGTGTACGTCAACTTCGGCAGTATAACCACCATGTCCAGCCAGGAGCTGGTGGAGTTCGCGTGGGGGCTGGCCAACTGCGGCTACGACTTTCTATGGATCGTGAGGAACGACCTGCTGGCGAAGGGCGACGCTGCCGCCACCGCCACGCTGCCACCCGAGTTCCTGGAGGCGACCAAGGGCAGGTGCCTCCTCACGAGCTGGTGCGAGCAGGAGGCGGTGCTGCGGCACGAGGCGGTCGGCGTGTTCCTGACGCACTGCGGGTGGAACTCGACGATGGAGGGGCTGAGCGCCGGGGTGCCCATGCTGTGCTGGCCCTTCTTCGCCGAGCAGCAAACCAACACCCGCTACGCGTGCGTGGAGTGGGGCGTCGGGATGGAGGTCGGCGACGACGTGCGCCGGGAGGTGGTGGAGGCGAGGATAAGGGAGGTGATGGGAGGCGAGGAAGGGAGGGAGATGAAGCGCAAGGCAATGCAGTGGAAAGATTTCGGTGTTCGTGCGACGATGCAACCAGGTGGCAGGTCGTTGGCCAACCTTGAAAGTCTGCTCAAGGATGTGCTGACCGCAAGTAGTAAGAAAGCTGCATGA